Proteins from one Methanococcus maripaludis C5 genomic window:
- the cbiT gene encoding precorrin-6Y C5,15-methyltransferase (decarboxylating) subunit CbiT, producing the protein MIQDSEFFRMEGVPITKEEIRAVSIGKLNLDPEDIVLDIGCGSGGMSVEIAKRSKFVYSIDNSEDAKNTTSINLKKFKIENCEVFHGDAKDLISKFDFNKVFIGGTQNIEQTLEILKEKKIEKVVANTIVLENSVKIITKFEELGYNVDFVNLSVSYGKKISSGHIMLSKNPITIITATLK; encoded by the coding sequence ATGATCCAAGACAGTGAATTTTTTAGAATGGAAGGGGTTCCAATAACTAAAGAAGAAATTAGGGCCGTAAGTATCGGTAAATTAAATTTGGATCCCGAAGATATAGTTTTAGACATTGGTTGCGGTAGCGGCGGCATGAGTGTGGAGATCGCAAAACGCTCAAAATTTGTATATTCAATTGATAACAGTGAAGACGCAAAAAATACAACATCAATTAACTTAAAAAAGTTTAAAATAGAAAATTGTGAAGTATTTCATGGAGATGCAAAAGATTTAATTTCAAAATTCGATTTTAACAAGGTATTTATTGGCGGAACTCAAAATATCGAACAAACTTTGGAAATTTTAAAAGAAAAAAAAATTGAGAAAGTTGTTGCAAATACAATAGTTCTTGAAAACAGTGTAAAAATAATCACTAAATTTGAAGAACTTGGATACAACGTGGATTTTGTAAATTTATCTGTGTCATATGGAAAAAAAATTAGTTCTGGGCACATAATGCTTTCAAAAAACCCAATAACGATCATAACAGCCACTTTAAAATAG
- the radA gene encoding DNA repair and recombination protein RadA: MADVLTELPGVGPSTAEKLIEAGYLDFMKIATSTIGELTDIEGISEKAAAKMIMAARDLCDLGFKSGVELLKQRQSVWRLSTGSKELDTVLAGGLESQSVTEFAGMYGSGKTQIMHQTCVNLQMAEKIFADLEGVVEEEMENPKAVYIDTEGTFRPERVVQMAEGAGIDGQTVLDNTFVARAYNSDMQMLFAEKIEDLIKGGNNIKLVIIDSLTSTFRNEFTGRGKLAERQQKLGRHMATLNKLADLYNCIVLVTNQVAAKPDAFFGVAEQAIGGHVVGHAATFRFFLRKSKGDKRVAKLYDSPHLPDSEAVFRITEKGIQD, from the coding sequence ATGGCTGACGTTTTGACTGAATTACCGGGAGTAGGCCCATCAACTGCGGAAAAATTAATTGAAGCAGGATACCTCGATTTTATGAAAATTGCAACTTCAACAATTGGTGAACTAACCGATATTGAAGGAATCAGTGAAAAAGCTGCTGCTAAAATGATTATGGCTGCAAGAGACTTGTGCGACCTTGGCTTTAAAAGCGGTGTTGAATTATTAAAACAAAGACAGAGTGTTTGGAGACTTTCAACAGGTAGTAAAGAATTAGATACTGTTCTTGCAGGGGGGCTCGAAAGTCAGTCCGTAACTGAATTTGCAGGTATGTATGGAAGCGGTAAAACGCAAATCATGCATCAAACATGCGTAAATTTACAAATGGCTGAAAAAATATTTGCTGATTTAGAAGGCGTAGTAGAAGAAGAAATGGAAAATCCAAAAGCAGTTTATATTGATACTGAAGGTACATTTAGGCCTGAAAGAGTTGTTCAGATGGCTGAAGGAGCTGGAATTGATGGCCAGACCGTTTTAGACAATACATTTGTTGCAAGAGCATACAACTCAGATATGCAGATGTTATTTGCTGAAAAAATCGAAGACTTAATTAAAGGCGGAAATAACATTAAATTAGTAATCATCGACTCCCTTACAAGCACTTTCAGGAATGAATTTACCGGAAGAGGTAAATTAGCTGAAAGACAGCAAAAATTGGGTAGACACATGGCTACACTAAACAAACTTGCAGATTTATACAACTGCATTGTTTTAGTTACAAATCAGGTTGCTGCAAAACCAGATGCATTCTTCGGTGTTGCTGAACAAGCAATTGGTGGACACGTTGTTGGACACGCTGCAACATTCAGATTCTTCTTAAGAAAATCAAAAGGAGATAAAAGAGTTGCAAAATTATACGACTCACCACACTTACCCGATTCAGAAGCAGTCTTTAGAATTACAGAAAAAGGTATTCAGGATTAA
- a CDS encoding TIGR00300 family protein yields the protein MFMREIELKGHIIDSFILAKVFDRTLELGGDYNVLEFDIGKKKTDVSYAKLLISGTSEQHLDQILEELQNVGANIPEIENANLKPALKDSVLPDGFYSTTNHPTHVKVNDEWIEVANPKMDAVIVVYPEEKRAETKVMRKVKKGDFVVIGHNGIRVMPPEKSREAGQLFEFMNSEVSSEKPKEAIIKRIAQEMYEIRENYKKTGTGGIAIVGGPAIIHTGGGPALAKMVELGYIQAILAGNALATHDIESALFGTSLGVDIKTAKPVTGGHKHHIYAINTIIDAGNIKNAVESGVLKEGIMYQCVKNDIPYVLAGSIRDDGPLPDVITDAMVAQDQMRTMVMDKKMVIMLSTLLHSVATGNLMPSYIKTVCVDIQPSTVTKLMDRGTSQAIGVVTDVGVFLVLLLKELERLELQE from the coding sequence ATGTTCATGAGGGAAATTGAATTAAAAGGACACATAATTGACAGTTTTATACTCGCAAAAGTATTTGACAGAACTTTAGAACTTGGCGGAGACTATAATGTTTTGGAATTTGATATCGGAAAGAAAAAAACCGATGTATCATATGCAAAATTGCTAATTTCTGGAACTAGTGAACAGCACCTTGACCAAATTCTTGAAGAACTTCAAAATGTCGGTGCAAACATCCCTGAAATTGAAAATGCTAATTTGAAACCTGCTTTAAAAGATAGCGTTCTACCGGATGGATTCTATTCAACTACAAATCACCCAACGCACGTAAAAGTAAATGACGAATGGATAGAAGTTGCAAATCCAAAAATGGATGCTGTAATTGTAGTTTATCCCGAAGAAAAAAGGGCAGAAACAAAAGTGATGAGAAAAGTAAAAAAAGGGGATTTCGTAGTAATTGGACACAACGGAATCAGAGTAATGCCTCCTGAAAAATCAAGAGAAGCAGGACAGCTTTTTGAATTCATGAACTCCGAAGTATCATCTGAAAAGCCAAAAGAAGCAATTATTAAAAGAATTGCACAGGAAATGTACGAAATAAGGGAAAATTATAAAAAAACAGGAACAGGCGGAATTGCAATTGTTGGCGGTCCTGCAATTATACACACCGGTGGTGGCCCTGCTTTAGCAAAAATGGTTGAACTAGGATACATTCAGGCAATTTTGGCAGGAAATGCACTCGCAACACACGATATTGAATCGGCACTATTTGGAACTTCACTTGGGGTAGACATAAAAACTGCTAAACCAGTAACTGGTGGGCACAAACACCACATCTATGCGATAAATACGATAATTGATGCTGGAAACATTAAAAACGCAGTCGAAAGTGGCGTATTAAAAGAAGGTATAATGTACCAGTGTGTAAAAAACGATATCCCTTACGTTCTTGCAGGAAGTATAAGAGACGATGGGCCACTTCCCGACGTTATAACTGATGCTATGGTTGCACAGGATCAAATGAGAACTATGGTAATGGATAAAAAAATGGTTATTATGCTTTCAACACTTTTACACTCCGTTGCAACGGGTAACTTAATGCCTTCGTACATAAAAACAGTCTGTGTTGATATACAGCCTTCAACAGTTACTAAATTAATGGATAGGGGAACTTCACAGGCCATTGGCGTAGTTACGGATGTAGGGGTATTTTTAGTTCTATTGTTAAAAGAATTGGAAAGACTTGAATTACAGGAATAA
- a CDS encoding methanogenesis marker 14 protein, protein MGFLDSIKGIFSKSPKIHYAKSQSIDVMDLNPRRVGPNQNILPYYTVASVELGNTTTKAIICATEMGSGKTYVVSKEVRMTRDVRPPKKGEEVFGRTIWDVELTKEAVSEMVRDVLKGAMDKAHLNVNDLHFVVRSTGVTAGFASPEEVGVMIVSLAEGCRMAGIPNGKMTPIMTKKQLPEILQDYTLIEKLIFDGAVTGVVPPTGKEVVANEMEGELVTAGLKIGGKWTGVDYRNPCISIDFGTTLAGRITNNGEPYAKVIGNLCGLAGAVSDAVVRGTDLVSKRGGAVLDIHAEKGSPNKELAEKYAKEIHEHVIIKEVPMGMERFGTVPVNPESAEKAGTFLTGCDVGENGSDIPELEKIGAKILKESNLPTLMYTLDIVSAKITQRLIKIAHEEGIISGDTAIGITGRAGITGQKPKLIIEMLSELEIWDNVSENIIFVEDGLALGASVMARCMNCLGTPNVPIGGKRNGPCILAQRIKRQKEMGMIK, encoded by the coding sequence ATGGGGTTTCTTGATTCAATTAAAGGAATATTTAGTAAATCACCAAAAATTCACTACGCAAAATCACAGAGTATTGATGTAATGGATTTAAATCCAAGGAGAGTAGGTCCAAATCAAAATATATTGCCATATTATACGGTAGCATCTGTTGAGCTTGGAAACACGACAACAAAAGCGATTATATGTGCAACAGAGATGGGTTCTGGAAAAACATACGTTGTATCAAAAGAAGTCAGAATGACAAGAGATGTAAGGCCTCCAAAAAAAGGAGAAGAAGTTTTTGGAAGAACAATCTGGGATGTTGAGCTAACAAAAGAAGCAGTTTCTGAAATGGTTCGCGATGTATTAAAAGGTGCAATGGATAAAGCGCATTTGAATGTAAATGACCTTCACTTTGTTGTTAGAAGTACTGGAGTTACTGCAGGTTTTGCATCCCCTGAAGAAGTTGGTGTAATGATCGTATCTCTTGCTGAAGGATGCAGAATGGCAGGAATTCCAAATGGAAAGATGACACCAATAATGACAAAAAAACAGCTTCCAGAAATACTTCAAGACTACACATTAATTGAAAAATTGATTTTTGATGGGGCAGTAACTGGGGTAGTTCCTCCGACTGGAAAAGAAGTGGTTGCAAATGAAATGGAAGGAGAACTTGTAACTGCAGGATTGAAAATAGGGGGTAAGTGGACTGGTGTCGACTACAGAAACCCTTGTATTAGTATTGATTTTGGAACGACCCTTGCAGGAAGGATTACAAACAATGGTGAACCTTATGCAAAAGTTATAGGAAACCTCTGTGGACTCGCAGGTGCAGTTTCTGATGCGGTTGTTCGTGGAACCGATTTAGTAAGTAAACGGGGCGGTGCGGTTTTGGATATTCATGCTGAAAAGGGCAGTCCAAACAAAGAACTCGCGGAAAAATATGCAAAAGAAATTCACGAGCACGTAATCATAAAAGAGGTTCCAATGGGGATGGAAAGATTTGGAACTGTTCCCGTAAACCCTGAAAGCGCAGAAAAAGCAGGAACGTTTTTAACTGGTTGCGATGTCGGTGAAAATGGAAGCGATATTCCCGAACTTGAAAAAATCGGTGCAAAAATTTTGAAAGAATCAAATCTTCCAACTTTAATGTATACTTTGGATATAGTTTCTGCAAAAATCACTCAGAGATTGATAAAAATTGCACACGAAGAAGGAATTATAAGTGGAGATACTGCAATAGGGATTACTGGAAGGGCAGGAATTACTGGTCAAAAGCCAAAATTGATAATTGAAATGCTTTCAGAACTTGAAATATGGGATAACGTTTCTGAAAACATAATTTTCGTTGAAGATGGACTCGCACTTGGTGCAAGTGTCATGGCAAGATGTATGAACTGTCTTGGAACTCCAAATGTACCAATTGGCGGAAAAAGAAACGGCCCATGTATATTGGCTCAGAGAATAAAACGACAAAAAGAAATGGGAATGATAAAATAA
- the hisC gene encoding histidinol-phosphate transaminase encodes MSIDDKVRAIVKEFKAYVPGKSKEEIARNYGIDPEKIIKLGSNENPWGCSPKIAEKLMNEVSNLHQYPQPINPELMDEISKFTKMPTENIIVGGDGADEVIDNIMRILIDEGDEVIIPIPTFTQYAISAKIHGANIKWAKFDEENGFKLDVESVLNNITEKTKVIFLCTPNNPTGNVIPTEDIKKIVESTDALVMIDHAYIEYSKGEYDLTNWALKYDNVLVLRTFSKVFGLAGQRVGFGVTSKKIVDYMMRIKPIFSLTRASQVSAITALQDKEFFDRCLKEGIESREQIYNGLKKFKQLEVYPTEANYMLVKVKNGMNSSEFCEALLKKGVIVRDCYSFEGLEPYYFRISIGTFEENERFLKIMSEIVE; translated from the coding sequence ATGTCAATTGATGATAAAGTAAGAGCAATAGTTAAGGAATTTAAAGCATACGTTCCAGGAAAGTCAAAAGAAGAAATTGCAAGAAATTATGGGATAGATCCTGAAAAAATTATCAAATTGGGTTCAAATGAAAACCCTTGGGGCTGTTCGCCAAAAATTGCAGAGAAATTAATGAATGAGGTGTCAAACCTTCACCAGTACCCTCAACCGATAAACCCTGAATTAATGGACGAAATAAGTAAATTTACAAAAATGCCTACTGAAAATATAATTGTCGGTGGAGATGGGGCTGACGAAGTAATCGACAACATCATGAGGATATTAATCGATGAAGGCGATGAAGTAATCATTCCAATTCCAACATTTACCCAGTATGCAATTTCTGCAAAAATCCATGGTGCAAACATAAAATGGGCAAAATTTGACGAAGAAAATGGATTTAAACTTGATGTAGAAAGCGTTTTAAATAATATCACTGAAAAAACGAAAGTAATATTTTTATGTACTCCAAATAACCCTACTGGAAACGTAATTCCAACAGAAGATATTAAAAAAATCGTTGAAAGTACCGATGCACTTGTGATGATTGATCATGCATACATCGAATATTCAAAAGGAGAGTATGATTTAACAAATTGGGCTTTAAAATATGATAATGTGCTTGTTTTAAGAACATTTTCAAAAGTATTTGGACTAGCTGGGCAGAGAGTTGGTTTTGGAGTTACAAGTAAAAAAATCGTTGACTACATGATGAGGATAAAACCAATCTTTAGTTTAACAAGGGCATCACAAGTGTCCGCAATAACTGCACTTCAGGATAAGGAGTTCTTTGACAGATGTTTAAAAGAAGGAATTGAAAGCAGGGAACAAATCTACAATGGTTTGAAAAAATTCAAGCAACTTGAAGTTTACCCGACAGAAGCAAACTACATGCTTGTAAAAGTTAAAAACGGCATGAATTCAAGCGAGTTTTGTGAAGCACTTTTGAAAAAAGGAGTAATTGTAAGGGACTGTTATTCATTTGAAGGACTCGAACCTTATTATTTCAGAATTTCAATAGGAACATTTGAAGAAAACGAGAGATTTTTGAAAATAATGTCTGAAATAGTTGAATAA
- the glgP gene encoding alpha-glucan family phosphorylase, translated as MKNTAYFSMEFAIDQSLKTYAGGLGFLAGSHFRAAKRLNVPLVGVSMLWSYGYYDQVRDREGRMKVENIRKYYDFLTDIDLKVPVVINGTTIWIKAYKLEESTFNTCPIYFLTTDIPENDHLSRTISYGLYDGNNLTHIAQEIVLGVGGYKVIRECENVKLFHINEAHSLPIAFKMLEDYGIDYVKEHLLFTTHTPIPAGNETQDINLLKSMGFFGSIDTKTAEKYGGNPFNLTVAALRMCKRANAVSELHRETSEKMWAWVTNREPIINITNAQDKYYWQDKQIKEAAEKKDIKMLRERKMELKKQLFEEVADQTGSLFDPNILTVVWARRFADYKRPSFLLRDEKRFKNLLKTGKIQVLWAGKPHPADSNAQITFNWIVSKTRELKNVSVLTGYELKLSKLLKQGSDVWLNTPRRPNEASGTSGMTASMNASMHMSTMDGWHVEWAKAYPEDSFTIGDGVNLEEDYEANEMYKYLEEAIKIYDTDKWWEKAVNAVNHVVEYFDAERMIIEYDKKIYSD; from the coding sequence ATGAAAAACACTGCTTATTTTAGCATGGAGTTTGCAATTGATCAGTCTTTAAAGACTTATGCAGGAGGACTCGGGTTTTTAGCAGGATCCCACTTTAGAGCAGCGAAAAGACTAAATGTACCTTTAGTTGGCGTTTCCATGCTCTGGAGCTACGGATACTACGATCAAGTGCGAGATCGTGAAGGCCGTATGAAAGTTGAAAATATAAGGAAATACTACGATTTTTTAACAGATATTGATTTAAAAGTTCCAGTGGTAATAAACGGGACGACTATTTGGATTAAAGCGTACAAATTAGAAGAAAGTACATTTAACACTTGCCCGATCTACTTTTTAACAACGGATATTCCAGAAAACGATCATTTATCGAGAACTATTTCTTACGGACTTTATGATGGAAATAATTTAACCCATATTGCGCAAGAAATCGTTTTGGGAGTTGGGGGATACAAAGTTATTCGGGAATGTGAAAATGTAAAACTTTTCCATATCAACGAAGCTCATTCTCTACCAATTGCATTCAAAATGCTTGAAGACTATGGAATTGACTATGTAAAAGAACATCTGTTATTTACAACACACACCCCAATTCCTGCAGGAAATGAAACGCAGGATATAAATCTTTTAAAAAGTATGGGCTTTTTTGGAAGTATTGATACGAAAACCGCTGAAAAATATGGTGGAAATCCGTTTAATTTAACAGTGGCAGCCTTAAGAATGTGTAAACGAGCAAATGCAGTTTCAGAGCTTCACCGAGAAACTTCTGAAAAAATGTGGGCTTGGGTTACTAATCGGGAGCCAATAATAAACATTACAAATGCACAAGATAAATATTACTGGCAGGATAAGCAGATAAAAGAAGCAGCGGAAAAAAAAGATATAAAAATGCTTCGCGAACGAAAAATGGAATTAAAAAAGCAGCTTTTTGAAGAAGTGGCTGACCAAACTGGAAGTCTTTTTGATCCAAATATTTTAACAGTAGTATGGGCAAGAAGATTTGCAGATTACAAAAGACCTTCATTTTTGTTGCGAGATGAAAAAAGGTTTAAAAATTTGTTAAAAACTGGAAAAATTCAAGTATTGTGGGCTGGAAAACCACATCCCGCGGATTCAAATGCACAAATTACATTTAACTGGATAGTTTCAAAAACAAGGGAATTGAAAAATGTTTCAGTATTAACCGGATATGAATTGAAACTCAGTAAACTCTTAAAACAGGGTTCTGATGTATGGTTAAATACACCAAGACGGCCAAATGAGGCATCAGGAACTTCTGGAATGACCGCATCTATGAATGCATCAATGCACATGAGTACGATGGATGGATGGCACGTTGAATGGGCAAAAGCTTATCCTGAGGATAGTTTTACTATTGGGGATGGGGTAAATCTTGAAGAAGATTACGAAGCAAATGAGATGTACAAGTATCTTGAAGAAGCGATAAAGATTTATGATACTGACAAATGGTGGGAAAAGGCCGTAAATGCCGTAAACCATGTTGTAGAATATTTTGATGCTGAAAGAATGATAATAGAATATGATAAAAAAATTTACAGCGATTAA
- a CDS encoding ATP-dependent DNA helicase, translating into MDFYEFKEYSKEKFPYHGMRSQQEVLMGKIFECVTNKKNLVVEAPTGVGKTLSYLIPALYFAERGKRVMILTETIDQQERIVEDLTSLKHNLKVSFMMGKGNFFCKSKGDKANTLYCQLNKGCIYRPNKKPVCVCGTKKEKIEFDGNTTFYCPLCLCDYQKAKIECFDANIIVMNNSIYYYLKDEIDKKKQTDIVICDEAHKLEGSIRNAATIVINPKYALRRLRFMAYHYSNSRLRVHFDRVSEEDDDTFWTIVEDYIVKNAAGKDCKNSLVFDGFKITSFGLKEDVAILGTLLEGYNEIVKIKERIEDLTENEELDKKDMKFKIDNKALIPLELQFIADRRISDVPLVEFLENLGNLRHITGNFVVYKNNGSILCEPVLVSTYLSKLYGDASVVHCSATLGDLNIHAIKTGMGKSETLLLDSPFSKDRRNIISLSDGEDMKFNSIDFQSNNKKRNNANENLFKMVKAAKGNTLILFKSFGDLKTAHEYFLDAGYRGNMYCYESGMDGKAAKKLKEDFQKYGGLLLATGRFAEGVDIPGDALTCVIIDSLPFPVPTPLLKREQTLLEERLKSRKVKDASWSAFLMTSFHIMARTVIQMIGRLIRTETDYGVVVIQDKRFNEWVGSEMLKRKYLKDKFIPMSVDTAEEYIPKFMKKMKKDNLKNSSFFK; encoded by the coding sequence ATGGATTTTTACGAATTTAAAGAATATTCCAAAGAAAAATTTCCTTATCATGGAATGAGGTCCCAGCAAGAAGTTTTAATGGGAAAAATTTTCGAATGTGTAACTAATAAGAAAAACCTTGTAGTTGAAGCCCCAACTGGTGTTGGAAAGACTTTATCTTACTTAATTCCTGCATTATACTTTGCAGAGCGTGGAAAACGGGTAATGATTCTTACGGAAACGATTGATCAGCAAGAAAGAATCGTAGAAGATCTAACTTCATTAAAACACAATTTAAAAGTATCTTTTATGATGGGGAAGGGTAATTTTTTCTGTAAATCAAAAGGGGATAAAGCAAACACGCTTTACTGTCAATTAAACAAGGGATGTATTTACCGGCCAAACAAAAAACCAGTCTGTGTCTGCGGTACAAAAAAGGAAAAGATCGAATTTGATGGAAATACAACATTTTACTGCCCCCTTTGCCTGTGCGATTATCAAAAAGCAAAGATCGAATGTTTTGATGCAAATATAATTGTGATGAACAACAGCATTTACTACTATTTAAAAGACGAAATCGACAAAAAGAAGCAAACTGATATCGTAATTTGTGACGAAGCCCATAAATTAGAAGGAAGTATTAGAAATGCTGCTACAATTGTTATAAATCCAAAATATGCTTTAAGAAGACTTAGATTTATGGCATACCACTACTCAAATTCAAGGTTGAGAGTTCACTTTGATAGAGTTTCTGAAGAAGATGACGATACATTCTGGACAATCGTTGAAGATTACATTGTAAAAAACGCGGCTGGAAAAGACTGTAAGAATTCACTGGTATTTGATGGATTTAAGATTACTTCATTTGGATTGAAAGAAGATGTGGCAATTTTGGGTACGCTTCTTGAAGGTTATAATGAAATAGTAAAAATCAAGGAACGAATTGAAGATTTAACCGAAAATGAGGAACTCGATAAAAAAGATATGAAATTTAAAATCGATAACAAGGCTTTGATTCCATTGGAGCTTCAATTTATTGCAGATAGGAGAATTTCTGACGTCCCTCTTGTTGAATTTTTGGAAAATTTGGGCAATCTTAGACATATTACTGGAAATTTTGTAGTTTATAAAAACAACGGATCGATTCTTTGTGAGCCAGTACTTGTTTCAACGTATTTAAGTAAACTTTACGGAGACGCTTCAGTAGTTCACTGTTCAGCAACACTTGGAGACTTGAATATTCATGCAATAAAGACAGGAATGGGAAAAAGTGAAACACTACTTTTAGACAGTCCTTTTTCAAAAGATAGAAGAAACATAATTTCGCTCTCCGATGGAGAAGATATGAAATTTAATTCGATAGATTTCCAGTCAAACAATAAAAAACGAAATAACGCAAATGAAAATCTGTTTAAAATGGTAAAGGCCGCAAAAGGAAATACTTTGATACTTTTTAAAAGTTTTGGGGATTTAAAAACGGCTCACGAATACTTTTTGGATGCAGGATATCGTGGAAACATGTACTGCTATGAATCCGGAATGGATGGAAAAGCTGCAAAAAAACTAAAAGAAGACTTTCAAAAATATGGGGGCCTTCTTTTAGCAACCGGAAGATTTGCAGAAGGTGTGGATATCCCTGGAGATGCATTAACCTGTGTTATAATTGATAGTTTGCCGTTTCCAGTTCCTACACCTCTTTTGAAAAGAGAACAAACCCTTCTCGAAGAACGTTTGAAGTCGAGAAAAGTTAAGGATGCTTCATGGAGTGCATTTTTAATGACCTCGTTTCATATAATGGCAAGAACAGTCATACAGATGATTGGACGATTAATCAGAACTGAAACGGATTATGGTGTTGTTGTTATACAGGACAAACGATTTAACGAATGGGTTGGTTCAGAAATGCTCAAAAGAAAGTATTTAAAAGATAAATTCATCCCGATGTCTGTCGATACTGCTGAGGAATACATTCCAAAATTTATGAAAAAGATGAAAAAAGATAATTTGAAAAACAGTTCTTTTTTTAAATAA
- a CDS encoding DUF2100 domain-containing protein: MSETQYSKELIKKAVETISKTKAVATTQNPSQNNDKKTFTDAKAGKIDSSEFKKAVHSLIEADEYLYKYAPNHDLDEEKAKEFSKLLFEAQKHINNVLGGFGFEFETVSLDGQALYIVSNKKVLKSLKEINPDLNIISTEGVLEIEDMKVVNPKIPEKALLGIEKKCKITKEQISKVISNISPSKVVVLVKDGDVADELIYKRAKELYNAEKLNADEIL; the protein is encoded by the coding sequence ATGTCAGAAACACAGTATTCAAAGGAATTAATTAAAAAAGCTGTTGAAACGATTTCAAAAACAAAGGCAGTTGCAACAACTCAAAATCCAAGCCAAAATAACGATAAAAAGACATTTACGGATGCAAAAGCTGGAAAAATCGATAGTTCGGAATTTAAAAAAGCAGTTCATTCTCTTATCGAAGCAGATGAATATCTTTACAAATATGCGCCAAATCATGATTTGGACGAAGAAAAGGCTAAAGAATTTTCAAAACTTCTTTTTGAAGCCCAAAAACACATTAACAATGTGTTAGGCGGGTTTGGATTTGAATTTGAAACAGTTTCTTTGGATGGGCAGGCTTTGTATATTGTAAGCAATAAAAAAGTCTTGAAGTCATTAAAAGAGATCAATCCTGATTTGAACATTATTTCAACAGAAGGAGTTTTGGAAATTGAGGATATGAAAGTTGTAAATCCAAAAATTCCAGAAAAAGCTCTCTTAGGAATAGAAAAAAAATGTAAAATCACAAAAGAGCAGATTTCAAAAGTTATATCAAATATATCTCCTTCAAAAGTTGTAGTGCTTGTTAAAGATGGAGATGTTGCCGATGAATTGATATACAAAAGGGCAAAAGAACTTTACAACGCGGAAAAATTAAATGCTGATGAAATACTTTAA